A region of [Bacteroides] pectinophilus DNA encodes the following proteins:
- a CDS encoding ATPase, T2SS/T4P/T4SS family has protein sequence MNYRKKIRLGDVLMSRGLINQNQLNMALKEQKEKGRMLGEMLVELGYVTQEKINDILCEMLNIEFIDLQVEEPEENVRDLIPEEVMRKYTLVPMRYDKNNAGVIQVAMADPMNILAMDDINIITGKQVAPYLANASDIRAYFDRVFGKKQAQNIAEMYKKEQGLVQEESEEEKLRKEDVENAPIVQLVNSIIEQAARQRASDIHIEPFEESIRVRYRVDGVLREVIEYDKSLLGAITARLKIMSGMDISEKRKPQDGRITIIVDNREYDIRVSNLPTVYGEKVVMRLASKEGFKKQKSDLGLTPTDLVKFDNILKNPHGIILVTGPTGSGKSTTLYTALSSLNSEEVNIITVEDPVEANIDGINQVQVNNKADMTFANALRSILRQDPDIIMIGEIRDSETAEIAVRASITGHLVVSTLHTNSTANSISRLADMGVEPYLIADSLVGIIAQRLVRRLCECKKPRLATAEEKEELAVDPSEDIVLYEPCGCKMCDNTGYKGRIGIYEIMTITPKIKSMIARGKSADEIKEQAIEEGMSTLKASAAKYVLDGTTSMSEMVKVTYEVEK, from the coding sequence ATGAATTACAGGAAAAAGATCAGACTGGGCGACGTTCTGATGAGCAGAGGACTTATCAACCAGAATCAGCTTAATATGGCACTTAAAGAGCAAAAAGAAAAGGGACGCATGCTCGGTGAGATGCTCGTTGAGCTTGGATATGTGACGCAGGAAAAGATTAATGATATCCTTTGTGAGATGCTTAATATCGAATTCATTGATCTGCAGGTTGAGGAACCGGAAGAGAATGTAAGGGATCTTATACCGGAAGAAGTTATGCGTAAGTATACACTTGTTCCAATGAGATATGACAAGAATAATGCCGGTGTTATCCAGGTTGCAATGGCCGACCCTATGAATATCCTTGCGATGGATGATATTAACATTATTACGGGCAAGCAGGTTGCACCTTATCTTGCTAATGCTTCTGACATAAGAGCATATTTTGACCGTGTATTCGGTAAGAAACAGGCACAGAATATTGCTGAGATGTATAAGAAGGAGCAGGGACTTGTTCAGGAGGAAAGCGAAGAAGAGAAGCTCCGTAAGGAAGATGTCGAGAATGCACCTATTGTACAGCTTGTTAACAGCATTATCGAACAGGCTGCAAGACAGAGGGCATCCGATATACATATCGAACCGTTTGAGGAGTCTATACGTGTCAGATACCGTGTCGACGGTGTGCTCAGGGAAGTAATTGAATATGATAAGTCCCTTCTCGGAGCCATTACTGCACGACTTAAGATTATGTCGGGAATGGATATTTCCGAAAAGCGTAAGCCTCAGGATGGTCGTATCACCATAATTGTAGATAACAGAGAGTATGATATCCGAGTTTCTAACCTGCCTACAGTATATGGCGAGAAAGTCGTTATGAGACTTGCATCCAAGGAAGGCTTCAAGAAGCAGAAGAGTGATCTTGGACTTACACCTACTGATCTTGTCAAGTTTGATAACATACTTAAGAACCCGCATGGAATTATCCTTGTAACAGGACCTACAGGTAGTGGTAAGTCTACAACACTTTATACGGCTTTAAGTTCACTTAATAGTGAAGAAGTTAATATTATAACAGTAGAAGACCCTGTCGAGGCTAATATAGATGGAATTAACCAGGTACAGGTTAATAATAAGGCAGACATGACATTTGCCAATGCACTTCGTTCAATTCTCCGACAGGATCCTGATATCATCATGATTGGTGAGATTCGAGATTCAGAAACAGCAGAGATTGCCGTAAGAGCATCTATCACAGGTCACCTTGTTGTAAGTACACTTCATACAAACAGTACTGCCAATTCTATTTCGAGACTTGCAGATATGGGTGTTGAGCCATATCTTATCGCAGACTCACTTGTTGGTATTATCGCACAGCGTCTTGTCAGACGACTGTGTGAGTGTAAGAAGCCAAGACTTGCAACTGCTGAAGAGAAGGAGGAGCTTGCGGTAGATCCTTCAGAAGATATTGTACTTTATGAGCCATGTGGATGTAAGATGTGTGATAATACGGGCTATAAGGGACGTATAGGTATCTATGAGATAATGACTATCACACCAAAGATAAAGTCGATGATAGCCAGGGGTAAGTCTGCTGATGAGATTAAGGAGCAGGCAATTGAGGAAGGCATGAGTACCCTTAAGGCGTCTGCTGCCAAGTATGTTCTTGACGGAACAACATCAATGTCAGAGATGGTTAAGGTAACATACGAGGTTGAGAAGTAA
- a CDS encoding type IV pilus twitching motility protein PilT, with translation MVVDLATVEQVLNKGKDMGASDIHITVGIPPMVRVNGSLIPLDYPELSPEDTQRMVYSLMNDKQRAAYEERGEIDFSFALGSTGRFRVNAYKQKGACACALRIVGMQIPKPEQLGLSEDVIELYKKKRGLILVTGPTGSGKSTTLASIIDKINDSRDAHIITLEDPIEYLHNHRKSMINQREIGLDTLSYAAALRAALREDPDVILVGEMRDLETISTAITAAETGHLVLSTLHTIGAAATIDRIIDVFPPHQQQQIRVQLAMVLEAVISQQLMPTADRRARVAAFEVMFANSAIRNLIRESKTPQIMSIIQTNRKDGMITMDDAIYDLYQRGLVTRDDAITFAQDSAFMMRKIPGGSMY, from the coding sequence ATGGTTGTAGATTTAGCGACAGTTGAGCAGGTGCTCAACAAAGGAAAAGATATGGGGGCATCTGATATTCATATAACAGTCGGTATTCCTCCGATGGTTCGAGTTAACGGTTCGCTTATTCCGCTTGACTATCCGGAGCTTAGTCCCGAGGATACACAGCGTATGGTGTATAGCCTTATGAATGACAAGCAGAGAGCTGCATACGAAGAGAGAGGAGAGATTGACTTTTCATTCGCACTAGGAAGCACAGGACGATTCCGTGTTAATGCATATAAGCAGAAGGGTGCGTGTGCGTGTGCTCTCCGTATTGTAGGAATGCAGATTCCAAAGCCGGAGCAGCTTGGTCTTTCAGAGGATGTTATTGAACTTTACAAGAAAAAGAGAGGTCTTATTCTTGTAACAGGGCCTACAGGTAGTGGTAAGTCTACAACACTTGCATCAATAATTGATAAGATTAATGATTCAAGGGACGCGCATATAATTACACTTGAGGATCCTATCGAGTACCTTCACAACCACAGGAAATCCATGATTAACCAGCGAGAGATCGGACTTGATACACTTTCATATGCAGCGGCACTAAGAGCTGCGCTCCGTGAAGATCCTGATGTAATCCTTGTAGGTGAGATGCGAGACCTTGAGACTATTTCAACAGCAATAACAGCTGCCGAAACAGGACATCTGGTTCTTTCAACACTGCATACAATCGGAGCGGCAGCCACAATTGACCGTATCATAGACGTATTCCCGCCTCATCAGCAGCAGCAGATAAGAGTCCAGCTTGCCATGGTTCTCGAAGCGGTTATATCTCAGCAGCTTATGCCAACTGCTGACAGAAGAGCCAGAGTTGCAGCATTTGAAGTAATGTTTGCCAATTCTGCCATCCGCAATCTTATACGTGAATCAAAGACACCACAGATTATGAGTATTATCCAGACTAACCGTAAGGATGGCATGATTACCATGGATGATGCAATATATGATCTGTATCAGAGAGGACTTGTGACAAGGGATGATGCAATTACATTTGCACAGGATTCGGCATTCATGATGCGTAAGATTCCGGGTGGAAGCATGTATTAA